The following are from one region of the Centropristis striata isolate RG_2023a ecotype Rhode Island chromosome 19, C.striata_1.0, whole genome shotgun sequence genome:
- the si:zfos-1056e6.1 gene encoding uncharacterized protein si:zfos-1056e6.1 isoform X1, translated as MTNVSFDKSPRVSKAWIALKRLDKNDDRVVALREVSIPAAADVTMMTQIITTTFGLNSSEVIFKIRNHRGCLIPLNSSIPANSKHVPYVLEVVKTFQHVCPKPRTVPMTVINKSMKTRLQTIDRRIQRLEELLPQIKLRRNEKLSQEIDSLNQKLRFLHKRMQVSQTIKTHFNLIYNHCSSIITYMF; from the exons ATGACTAACGTCAGTTTTGATAAATCACCGCGTGTATCAAAGGCCTGGATCGCTCTGAAACGACTTGATAAAAACG ACGACAGAGTGGTGGCTCTCCGAGAAGTGTCCATCCCTGCAGCAGCTGACGTCACCATGATGACGCAG ATTATCACCACTACCTTCGGGCTGAACTCCTCTGAAGTCATATTCAAG ATAAGAAACCACCGTGGCTGTCTAATCCCTCTGAACAGCTCAATCCCTGCTAACAGCAAGCACGT GCCTTATGTTCTTGAGGTCGTCAAGACTTTTCAGCATG TGTGTCCAAAGCCCAGAACTGTTCCCATGACTGTGATCAACAAGAGCATGAAGACCAGGCTGCAGACTATTGACAGGAGG ATTCAGAGACTGGAGGAGTTGCTGCCTCAGATCAAACTCAGGCGCAATGAAAAACTAAGCCAG GAGATTGACAGTCTCAACCAGAAGTTGAGGTTTCTTCATAAGAGAATGCAGGTGagtcaaacaataaaaacacattttaatctcATTTACAATCATTGCAGCTCAATTATCACCTATATGTtctga
- the si:zfos-1056e6.1 gene encoding uncharacterized protein si:zfos-1056e6.1 isoform X2 encodes MTNVSFDKSPRVSKAWIALKRLDKNDDRVVALREVSIPAAADVTMMTQIITTTFGLNSSEVIFKIRNHRGCLIPLNSSIPANSKHVPYVLEVVKTFQHVCPKPRTVPMTVINKSMKTRLQTIDRRIQRLEELLPQIKLRRNEKLSQEIDSLNQKLRFLHKRMQVAESHHWKGVLTRAPLW; translated from the exons ATGACTAACGTCAGTTTTGATAAATCACCGCGTGTATCAAAGGCCTGGATCGCTCTGAAACGACTTGATAAAAACG ACGACAGAGTGGTGGCTCTCCGAGAAGTGTCCATCCCTGCAGCAGCTGACGTCACCATGATGACGCAG ATTATCACCACTACCTTCGGGCTGAACTCCTCTGAAGTCATATTCAAG ATAAGAAACCACCGTGGCTGTCTAATCCCTCTGAACAGCTCAATCCCTGCTAACAGCAAGCACGT GCCTTATGTTCTTGAGGTCGTCAAGACTTTTCAGCATG TGTGTCCAAAGCCCAGAACTGTTCCCATGACTGTGATCAACAAGAGCATGAAGACCAGGCTGCAGACTATTGACAGGAGG ATTCAGAGACTGGAGGAGTTGCTGCCTCAGATCAAACTCAGGCGCAATGAAAAACTAAGCCAG GAGATTGACAGTCTCAACCAGAAGTTGAGGTTTCTTCATAAGAGAATGCAG GTGGCTGAATCCCACCACTGGAAGGGCGTGCTAACCAGAGCCCCTCTGTGGTAA